The Chitinophaga pinensis DSM 2588 region TGTTTCAGAGTTTCTGCCTGCAAGGCGATGTCAGTCCTCCGTAGTATCTTTAAAAACACGTTAACAAACTAGCCCTGTCATCTGTTAACCTTGAAAATGTAAATTCCATGAAAACTGGTGTGAATAAGCTGAGCGTGGCTTCCACTTCGGCGTTGGTACTGACCTATGTCAAAAGTTTGTATGAAGAAGGCCTTGGAAAGGCGTATCTGTCCCACATTGATTTTAGCCAGGTAAAAGGTTTGGCGGATGAACTGAGCAGGATCACGCCCTTATTCAGAGAAGCATTACTGATCAGAAAAAGGATCATACGGCAGATAATCAGACAACTGATGACACAACATCCGCGGCCGCAGATCTGTATCCTGGCCGCCGGACTGGACCCCCTGGGTTTGCAGATCACGGAGTATTTCCCTGATCGCGATCTGACTATTTATGAGGTGGATAGTTCCAATATGCGGGAGAAACAGGAGATCTATGCCGCGATTCATTTCTCTGATGAAAGACTCCACACCTTACAGGCGGATATCAATAATACTGCTCAGCTGATGCGCACACTGGCAGATGCCGGATATGATCCGCAGCAGCCGGCGCTGATCATCTTTGAGGGTATCATGCACTATATTTCTGAAGAGCAGTTCCTGAGTATTATGCGCAATTTCACCAGTAGCAGCAAACAGAATGCGGTGATCATGGACTATATGGAATATGCGGAAGGTTTGCCGGTAGGTTCGGTATCTAAAGCCACAGAGATGCTTGATACGATGGAGAGTTATATAGGCAGCCGTCTACAGCAATTCAGCCGTAAAAAGATTCTGAATCTCTTATCCCTGTTAGATGCTGATCTGATTGAAGTTTATGATATGCAGGCGGCAGAACTGGCATTGAATGGGCAGAACCGGGTGTATAAAGGGGAGCGGAAAGGAATGCTGGAAATTATATCCTTTCATATATAGATATGATTATAAAGAGAAAGGGAGTTCACCAGAATGGCGGACTCCCTTTCTCTTTGTATTTACAGGCTTTCCTATTCGGAAGCCAGTTCTATTTTCTTCAGCGGATTACGGGTGTTTTCCGCATATGTTTCTCTCTTTTCCAGGATATCCAGACAGGTGAAAATAGCCTGACGGAAAGAGTTGTGATCAGCCAGGTTTTTACCAGCGATATCGAATGCCGTACCATGATCAGGAGAGGTACGTACAATCGGAAGACCGGCCGTATAGTTGATACCATTTCCTGTTGCCAGAGATTTGAAAGGTATAAGTCCCTGATCGTGGTACATTGCCAGTACACCGTCAAACTGCTCGTGCATATTGCGGGCGAAGAAGGCGTCGGCACTGTAAGGGCCAAAGCATAACAGACCATTGTTTTTGGCATGTTTGATAGCAGGAATGATCTCTGTGATCTCTTCCTGGCCAATCAGACCATCGTCGCCGGCGTGTGGGTTGAGGCCCAGTACAGCGATGCGTGGACTGTCAATACCGAAGTCCTTGATCAGACTGTCTTCCATCATCTGCAGTTTCGCCAGGATGTTGTCCTTTTTCACATATTTGGAGATCTCAGCTACAGGAACGTGTTCCGTCAGCAGACCCACTCTCATGTTGTCGGCTGTCATGAACATCAGCACGTCTTTTGCGTCGAAGGCATCGCGCAGGTAAGGCGTATGGCCGGTGTAGTTGAACTGCTCGCCCTGGATATTCTTTTTGTGAATCGGAGCGGTGATCAGACCCTGAATATGTCCTTCCTTTAGGCATTCGATGGCTACTGCCAGAGAGCGGGCGGCGTATTTGCCACCTACTTCGTTGAGTACGCCGGGAGTGATCTGTACTTCTTCTTCCCAGCAGTTGAAGACGTTCACCTGTTTGTGGTTCAGGCGGGCGAATTCTTTCACGCTCTGGTAGTTGAAGTTATTTTCGTTCATCAGCTTCCTGTAGAAGTTGATGGTTTTATTGGAAGCAAATATCACCGGCGTGCAGAACTCAAGCATTCTGGCGTCAGCAAAGGTTTTGATGATAAGCTCTGTGCCTATGCTGTTGATATCGCCAACTGTAATGCCGATAACCGGTTTATTTGTATGGGTGTTGCTACTCATGCTAAATTGAGAATAATGGGCAAATATAAGAATATTAGCCGGGAGCTGTACAGGCATACCCTCTCTATCTTGCAGCTTTGCTGCTAAGTTTTCCTTAATTTTGCAGGCTAATCATGTATACACTCAAAAAATCGCTGGGACAGCATTTCCTGAAGGATGAAAATATCTGCAGGAAAATTGTGGAGGCATTACCTGTAAATCCCGGGCAGCAGATAGTAGAAGTCGGCCCCGGAGCAGGCGCCATCACCAAATACCTGCTGCAGATACCGGATGTTCACTTCAAGGCAGTAGAGCTGGACACTGAAAAGGTACAGTACCTGGAAAAGACCTATCCCGCTATTCAGGGCAAGATCATCAATGAAAGTATTCTCGATACCCCTGTTCCTTACCAGGGCGAGTTCAATCTGATCGGCAATTTCCCTTATAACATTTCTTCGCAGATCATGTTCCGTGTCCTGGAATGGCGCCAGCAGGTACCTTCCGTGGTGGGTATGTTCCAGAAGGAGGTAGCATTGCGCATTGCGGCTACGAAAGGGAAGGAGTATGGTATCCTGAGTGTGCTGACACAGGCATTTTACAAGGTGGAATACCTGTTTGAAGTGCATGAGAACTGTTTTAATCCGCCGCCGAAGGTAAAATCCGCCGTTATCAGGCTGGACAGGCTGGAAACGTCGTATGATATCGCCAGTGAACGGAAGTTTTTTGTGCTGGTAAAAACGGCTTTCGGACAGCGGCGCAAGCAGTTGCGTAATCCGTTAAAGGGTTTATTTGCTAAAGAAGTTTTGCAGGACAGCATTTTCAACAAAAGAGCAGAAGAGTTGAGTGTGGCTGATTTTGCAGCATTATCCCATAAGATGTTATGAGCAGGAAAGTATTAATCACCGCCAGGGTGCATAATTATTTGATTCACAAGCTGGAAGAAAAAGGATTCGAAGTTAGTTACCAGCCGTCTATTACATATGATGAAGTGGTGGCCGCCGTCCCGGATTGTACCGGTATGATTGTGACGACCAGGATCAAAGTGGATAAAAGTATGCTGGACCGCGCCGGGCAACTGGAGTGGATTGGCAGACTGGGAAGCGGTATGGAACTGATCGATGTGCATTATGCAGAAAGCAAAGGCATCCGTTGTGTAAGCAGTCCGGAAGGCAACAGAGATACAGTAGGAGAGCAGGCAGTGGGTATGTTGCTTGTACTGATGAACAATATTCTGAAGAGCAACCTGGAGCTGCGTGAAGGAATCTGGGAGCGTGATGGCAACAGGGCTACTGAGCTGGGTGGCAGAACGGTAGGTATCATCGGTTATGGTAATACCGGTGGTGCTTTTGCCCGTAAGCTGAGAGGTTTTGATGTGGAGATCCTGGCATATGATAAATACAAGACCGGGTTCAGTGATGAATATGTAAAGGAAGCAACAATGGAAGAGCTGTATGAGAAAGCAGACGTGGTAAGTGTGCACCTGCCATTGACGGATGAAACACATCACCTGGCTAATACGACATTCTTTGCATCCTTCAAAAAGCCTATCCGTTTTATTAATGCGGCGAGAGGAAAGATCGTAAACACGCCTGACATTATTGCAGCATTGGAGGCAGGCACCATCGCAGGCGCTTGTCTGGATGTACTGGAAAATGAGAAACTGGCTACTTACAGTGCAGCGGAAAAAGCACAGTTTGAAAAATTGCTTCATATGCCGAATGTCGTAATGACGCCGCATATCGGAGGTTATTCTCATGAAGCCAGCATCAAAATGGCGAGGATTGTATTAGAGAAATTGCACATTATTTAAGGGAGGGAATCGCCCGTATATTCTATTATAAATACCGTATATATGACAATATTTATGTCATGAAATCGGCGAGGTGATGTAAAAAATATTATATTTGCGGTATACCAATCTTGCAACGCTTCTGTGCAAACGGAGGCGTTGATTTTTTTTCTTTATTCTAAAACATAACGTTATGTCTGGTATAAACTACGTTACCAAAGAGACCCTTGACCAGATGCGTGAGGAACTCAGTTTCCTGAAAACCAAGGGCCGCGCAGAAATTGCCAGGGCTATTGCGGAAGCAAGGGAAAAAGGTGACCTCAAAGAAAATGCTGAATATGATGCTGCAAAGGAAGCCCAGGGTATGCACGAAGCAAAAGTGGCCATACTGGAGAGCGCTATTGCAACAGCAAGAATAGTAGAAGCAGATTCTATTGATACCTCTAAAGTATCCATATTGTGTAAGGTAACTATTACAAATATGGCTAATAAGAAGACAGTTACCTATCAGCTGGTTTCAGAGAAGGAGGCTGATCTGAAACTGAACAAGATTTCTGTGACATCTCCTATCGGGAAAGGATTGTTAGGAAAGGCTGTAGGTGAGATCGCTGATGTGCATGCGCCTAATGGCAGCCTGAAGTTCAAGATCGAGAACATCACTATATAATTAAGCGTTTTTTAACATAAAAAGCCCGCCCTTGTTTCCAAGCAAGGGCGGGCTTTTTTTTATAACTTTATGCGGATTAAAACAAAACCCATGTCTGTTTTCACAAAGATCATCAAAGGCGAAATACCCAGTTATAAGATAGCCGAGAACGATAGTTTTTATGCATTTCTGGACATCTTTCCGTTAGTGAAAGGTCATACGCTGATAGTGCCTAAAGTAGAGATAGACAAGTTTTTTGATGTAACGGATGATCTGCTGGGTGAGTGGTTGCTGTTTGCGAAACCTATTGCACAATCGATAGAGCGTAACTTTCCCTGTAATCGTGTAGGTATAAGCGTTGTAGGGCTTGAAGTGCCTCATGCGCACATGCATCTGATACCTATCAACACGGCGGATGATATGAATTTTGCGCGGCCCAAGCTGAAAATGACAGAAGAGGAATTCAAGGCTGTACAGCAGCAGATTATAGCTGGCCTGGAACGTTAAAGCGGAACCCTACCCCATGAAGGGTTTCTAATTTGACAGAAGGATCAGACTTAAAATGTTTCCTGAGTTTGGTGATAAACACATCCATGCTGCGGCCAAGGAAATAATCATCCTTGCCCCATACGTGAAATAATATTTCTTCCCGTTTGAGTGTCTTGTTAGCATTATCGCACAGATACTTTAACAGGTCGGCTTCTTTTTGTGTAAGTGTACTTGATACCTCTCCGTTTTTTTCACGGAGAATAAGATCATTATAGTCAAAGGTGAGTTTGCCTATATTGTATTGTGTGCGCTTTTCTGACGTGTTGTGAGCGGCTTTACTCCTTTTCAGGAATACTTCTATTCGCAGCAGGAGTTCCTGCATACTGAAAGGTTTGGTTATGTAATCATCTGCGCCGGTCTTGAAACCTTTGATTTTATCCTCATCCAGCGCTTTCGAGGTCAGAAAGAGTATGGGAATGAAGTCATTTTTTCTACGGATCTGTTCTGCCAGTGTAAAGCCGTCTTTTTTAGGCATAACAACATCCAGTAAACATATGTCAAAGGTCCGCGACTGGAATTGCTCCCAGGCCATTTGGCCGTCTGTGCTATGTACC contains the following coding sequences:
- a CDS encoding class I SAM-dependent methyltransferase; amino-acid sequence: MKTGVNKLSVASTSALVLTYVKSLYEEGLGKAYLSHIDFSQVKGLADELSRITPLFREALLIRKRIIRQIIRQLMTQHPRPQICILAAGLDPLGLQITEYFPDRDLTIYEVDSSNMREKQEIYAAIHFSDERLHTLQADINNTAQLMRTLADAGYDPQQPALIIFEGIMHYISEEQFLSIMRNFTSSSKQNAVIMDYMEYAEGLPVGSVSKATEMLDTMESYIGSRLQQFSRKKILNLLSLLDADLIEVYDMQAAELALNGQNRVYKGERKGMLEIISFHI
- a CDS encoding response regulator transcription factor, which gives rise to MKARILLVEDDQNVGAVTKKRLEEAGYDVVHSTDGQMAWEQFQSRTFDICLLDVVMPKKDGFTLAEQIRRKNDFIPILFLTSKALDEDKIKGFKTGADDYITKPFSMQELLLRIEVFLKRSKAAHNTSEKRTQYNIGKLTFDYNDLILREKNGEVSSTLTQKEADLLKYLCDNANKTLKREEILFHVWGKDDYFLGRSMDVFITKLRKHFKSDPSVKLETLHGVGFRFNVPGQL
- a CDS encoding HIT family protein is translated as MSVFTKIIKGEIPSYKIAENDSFYAFLDIFPLVKGHTLIVPKVEIDKFFDVTDDLLGEWLLFAKPIAQSIERNFPCNRVGISVVGLEVPHAHMHLIPINTADDMNFARPKLKMTEEEFKAVQQQIIAGLER
- the greA gene encoding transcription elongation factor GreA; protein product: MSGINYVTKETLDQMREELSFLKTKGRAEIARAIAEAREKGDLKENAEYDAAKEAQGMHEAKVAILESAIATARIVEADSIDTSKVSILCKVTITNMANKKTVTYQLVSEKEADLKLNKISVTSPIGKGLLGKAVGEIADVHAPNGSLKFKIENITI
- the pdxA gene encoding 4-hydroxythreonine-4-phosphate dehydrogenase PdxA, which codes for MSSNTHTNKPVIGITVGDINSIGTELIIKTFADARMLEFCTPVIFASNKTINFYRKLMNENNFNYQSVKEFARLNHKQVNVFNCWEEEVQITPGVLNEVGGKYAARSLAVAIECLKEGHIQGLITAPIHKKNIQGEQFNYTGHTPYLRDAFDAKDVLMFMTADNMRVGLLTEHVPVAEISKYVKKDNILAKLQMMEDSLIKDFGIDSPRIAVLGLNPHAGDDGLIGQEEITEIIPAIKHAKNNGLLCFGPYSADAFFARNMHEQFDGVLAMYHDQGLIPFKSLATGNGINYTAGLPIVRTSPDHGTAFDIAGKNLADHNSFRQAIFTCLDILEKRETYAENTRNPLKKIELASE
- the rsmA gene encoding 16S rRNA (adenine(1518)-N(6)/adenine(1519)-N(6))-dimethyltransferase RsmA, with translation MYTLKKSLGQHFLKDENICRKIVEALPVNPGQQIVEVGPGAGAITKYLLQIPDVHFKAVELDTEKVQYLEKTYPAIQGKIINESILDTPVPYQGEFNLIGNFPYNISSQIMFRVLEWRQQVPSVVGMFQKEVALRIAATKGKEYGILSVLTQAFYKVEYLFEVHENCFNPPPKVKSAVIRLDRLETSYDIASERKFFVLVKTAFGQRRKQLRNPLKGLFAKEVLQDSIFNKRAEELSVADFAALSHKML
- a CDS encoding NAD(P)-dependent oxidoreductase, producing the protein MSRKVLITARVHNYLIHKLEEKGFEVSYQPSITYDEVVAAVPDCTGMIVTTRIKVDKSMLDRAGQLEWIGRLGSGMELIDVHYAESKGIRCVSSPEGNRDTVGEQAVGMLLVLMNNILKSNLELREGIWERDGNRATELGGRTVGIIGYGNTGGAFARKLRGFDVEILAYDKYKTGFSDEYVKEATMEELYEKADVVSVHLPLTDETHHLANTTFFASFKKPIRFINAARGKIVNTPDIIAALEAGTIAGACLDVLENEKLATYSAAEKAQFEKLLHMPNVVMTPHIGGYSHEASIKMARIVLEKLHII